A stretch of Ipomoea triloba cultivar NCNSP0323 chromosome 11, ASM357664v1 DNA encodes these proteins:
- the LOC115997370 gene encoding uncharacterized protein LOC115997370, with product MRNSGREEVKFLAHRFCLLLLLLLFACRSSPVLAQLDQEVEEFSSRILDQEQSGVHEVHCSRERSRVAWKVIQEYLTPFLEQEKYELSTKCRLHPSNDIFRDQEEHKIHVDINEWRCGFCKKSFRAEKFLDQHFDSRHSNLLNVSHSKCLADLCGALHCDVLDESKSRKTKCNPAAAARNRHLCESLANSCFPVNQGPKASRLHELFLHQFCDAHSCSGGKKLFPKGGRKHTNRFYLAASVLTLMLLPIFYLIVYLYQREMRGGTQDLKRITKVGKKAKPT from the exons ATGCGAAACAGTGGGAGAGAAGAAGTGAAATTTTTAGCGCATAgattttgtcttcttcttctgcttctCCTCTTCGCGTGCCGTTCTTCACCAGTTCTTGCTCAATTGGATCAG GAGGTAGAGGAATTCTCATCAAG AATTCTTGACCAAGAGCAGTCAGGTGTTCACGAAGTTCATTGCTCCAGAGAGAGAAGTCGAGTTGCATGGAAAGTTATACAGGAG TATTTGACGCCATTCCTGGAACAAGAAAAGTATGAGCTTTCAACGAAATGTAGACTTCATCCTAGTAATGACATTTTCAGAGATCAGGAGGAGCACAAGATTCATGTGGATATAAATGAATGGCGCTGTGGATTCTGCAAAAAAAGTTTCCGAGCTGAAAAATTTCTCGATCAGCATTTTGACAGCAGACATTCTAATCTTCTAAATGTT AGTCATAGCAAGTGCTTGGCCGATTTGTGTGGAGCACTGCATTGTGACGTTTTGGATGAGTCAAAATCTCGGAAGACCAAATGCAATCCTGCGGCTGCTGCAAGGAATCGTCATTTATGTGAG AGTCTTGCAAACAGCTGTTTTCCCGTTAACCAGGGTCCAAAAGCAAGTCGTCTTCATG AGTTGTTTTTGCACCAATTCTGTGATGCCCATTCTTGCTCAGGTGGGAAAAAACTTTTTCCTAAAGGAGGCAGG aaacATACAAATAGGTTCTACTTGGCAGCTTCAGTATTAACATTGATGCTGCTCCCGATATTCTACCTAATTGTTTATCTCTATCAAAG AGAAATGAGAGGGGGAACACAGGATCTTAAGCGCATCacaaaagttggaaaaaaagcAAAGCCTACATAG